In a genomic window of Myxococcales bacterium:
- a CDS encoding response regulator transcription factor has product MHGRVLIVEDEVDLAATLEYSLAREGYQVTVAHTGQAALAAAFAEPGPDVVVLDLMLPDLPGTEVCRRLREHERTRELPILMCTAKDTEIDRVVGFEVGADDYVVKPFSVRELALRVRAMLRRSHRTEVEAEILRFGRLRVDREAHRVWIDDAEVALTALEFRLLYTFLSRKGRVQSREALLSDVWGIDAEVTTRTVDTHVKRLREKLGDVGDYIETLRGVGYRFRDQPEAA; this is encoded by the coding sequence ATGCATGGTCGGGTCCTGATCGTCGAAGACGAGGTCGACCTCGCCGCCACGCTCGAGTACAGCCTGGCGCGCGAGGGCTACCAGGTGACGGTGGCGCACACCGGGCAGGCGGCCCTGGCCGCGGCCTTCGCCGAGCCGGGGCCCGACGTGGTCGTGCTCGACCTGATGCTGCCGGATCTGCCCGGCACCGAGGTGTGCCGGCGGCTGCGCGAGCACGAGCGCACCCGCGAGCTGCCCATCTTGATGTGCACGGCCAAGGACACCGAGATCGACCGCGTGGTCGGGTTCGAGGTCGGCGCCGACGACTACGTCGTCAAGCCGTTCAGCGTGCGCGAGCTGGCGCTGCGGGTCCGGGCGATGCTGCGGCGGTCGCACCGGACCGAGGTCGAGGCCGAGATCCTGCGGTTCGGCCGGCTGCGGGTCGACCGCGAGGCCCACCGGGTCTGGATCGACGACGCCGAGGTCGCGCTCACCGCCCTGGAGTTCCGCCTGCTCTACACGTTCCTGTCGCGCAAGGGCCGGGTCCAGAGCCGCGAGGCGTTGCTGTCCGACGTGTGGGGCATCGACGCCGAGGTCACGACCCGCACCGTCGACACGCACGTCAAGCGCCTGCGCGAGAAGCTGGGCGACGTCGGCGACTACATCGAGACGCTGCGCGGGGTCGGGTACCGGTTCCGCGATCAGCCCGAAGCCGCATGA
- a CDS encoding winged helix-turn-helix transcriptional regulator, protein MLSSVEAADLRPYSRAFRALGDETRLRIVALLSHGELCVCHVEQALGLSQPTVSRSMGILRAAGLVDGRRDGSWVYYRLVPQAVPALQAVIDGLAEVFATPRVLRNDLVRLKKACGPDACR, encoded by the coding sequence ATGTTGTCATCGGTCGAGGCCGCGGATCTGCGCCCGTACTCGCGCGCCTTCCGGGCGCTGGGCGACGAGACCCGGCTCCGGATCGTCGCGCTGCTCAGCCACGGCGAGCTGTGCGTCTGCCACGTCGAGCAGGCGCTCGGGCTCTCCCAGCCGACCGTGTCGCGCAGCATGGGCATCCTGCGCGCGGCCGGGCTGGTCGACGGTCGCCGCGACGGCAGCTGGGTCTACTACCGGCTGGTGCCCCAGGCCGTGCCGGCGCTGCAGGCCGTGATCGACGGGCTCGCCGAGGTGTTCGCCACGCCCCGGGTGCTGCGCAACGACCTCGTGCGCCTGAAGAAGGCGTGCGGCCCCGACGCCTGCCGCTGA
- the pstB gene encoding phosphate ABC transporter ATP-binding protein has translation MKITVTGLRASFGDNEVVKGIDLAVPSRQITAIIGPSGCGKSTFLRCLNRMHELVPGASSKGQVRLDDTNIYADDVDPVLVRRWVGMVFQKPNPFPSMSIKDNVVAGLRLTHRYDRKDAPGVIERSLRQAALWDEVKDKLGDPGTSLSGGQQQRLCIARALAVNPDVILLDEPCSALDPIATARIEELLLELRRDYTMVIVTHNMGQAQRVAEQTAFFLQGELVEFESTATLFGSPRDPRTADYIAGRFG, from the coding sequence ATGAAGATCACGGTCACCGGCCTGCGGGCGTCGTTCGGCGACAACGAGGTGGTCAAGGGCATCGACCTGGCCGTGCCCAGCCGCCAGATCACCGCGATCATCGGCCCGTCCGGCTGCGGCAAGTCGACGTTCCTGCGCTGCCTCAACCGGATGCACGAGCTGGTCCCCGGCGCGAGCAGCAAGGGCCAGGTCCGCCTCGACGACACCAACATCTACGCCGACGACGTCGATCCCGTGCTGGTGCGGCGCTGGGTCGGCATGGTCTTCCAGAAGCCCAACCCGTTCCCGTCGATGTCGATCAAGGACAACGTCGTGGCCGGGCTGCGCCTGACCCACCGCTACGATCGCAAGGACGCGCCCGGCGTGATCGAGCGGTCGCTGCGCCAGGCGGCCCTGTGGGACGAGGTCAAGGACAAGCTCGGCGACCCCGGCACCAGCCTGTCGGGCGGCCAGCAGCAGCGCCTGTGCATCGCCCGCGCCCTCGCGGTCAACCCCGACGTGATCCTCCTCGACGAGCCGTGCTCGGCGCTCGATCCCATCGCCACCGCGCGCATCGAGGAGCTCTTGCTCGAGCTGCGCCGCGACTACACGATGGTGATCGTCACCCACAACATGGGCCAGGCCCAGCGCGTGGCCGAGCAGACCGCGTTCTTCCTGCAGGGCGAGCTGGTCGAGTTCGAGTCGACCGCGACCCTGTTCGGCAGCCCGCGCGATCCCCGCACCGCCGACTACATCGCCGGCCGGTTCGGCTGA
- a CDS encoding inorganic phosphate transporter has translation MDVSTVVIVTIAAALAFDIINGFHDAANSIATVVSTRVLSPRLAVLWAASFNFIALWIFGEGVAKTISGIIKISAEDHAFVWVVMSGLIGAITWNLLTWWWGLPSSSSHALIGGIGGAGVAYAGWQILVWTKIKLVLIFIIGAPLIGMLLGSLVTLALAWIFRRSRPVKVDKGFRIGQLFSAAAYSIGHGGNDAQKTMGIILAVLIASGHLPAKGYDVPTWIVLASYGCMAFGTAIGGWRIVKTMGMGLTHLKPVGGFAAEMAGAVTLFTATHFHVPVSTTHTITGAIIGVGSTNKLRGIRWGLASRIVWAWIFTIPAAFGVGFGCLKLFEALSAWK, from the coding sequence ATGGACGTCTCTACCGTCGTCATCGTCACGATCGCCGCCGCGCTGGCGTTCGACATCATCAACGGCTTCCACGACGCGGCCAACTCGATCGCGACGGTCGTCTCGACCCGGGTGCTGTCGCCGCGCCTGGCGGTGCTGTGGGCGGCCTCGTTCAACTTCATCGCGCTGTGGATCTTCGGCGAGGGCGTCGCCAAGACCATCTCGGGGATCATCAAGATCTCGGCGGAGGATCACGCGTTCGTGTGGGTGGTGATGAGCGGCCTGATCGGCGCGATCACCTGGAACCTGCTGACGTGGTGGTGGGGGCTGCCGTCGTCGTCGTCCCACGCCCTGATCGGCGGGATCGGCGGCGCTGGCGTGGCCTACGCCGGCTGGCAGATCCTGGTCTGGACGAAGATCAAGCTCGTGCTGATCTTCATCATCGGCGCGCCGCTGATCGGCATGCTGCTGGGCTCGCTCGTGACGCTCGCGCTGGCGTGGATCTTCCGGCGGTCGCGCCCGGTCAAGGTCGACAAGGGCTTCCGGATCGGCCAGCTGTTCTCGGCCGCGGCCTACTCGATCGGCCACGGCGGCAACGACGCCCAGAAGACGATGGGCATCATCCTGGCGGTGCTGATCGCCTCGGGCCACCTGCCGGCGAAGGGCTACGACGTGCCGACGTGGATCGTCCTGGCGTCGTACGGCTGCATGGCGTTCGGCACGGCGATCGGCGGCTGGCGGATCGTCAAGACCATGGGCATGGGGCTGACGCACCTCAAGCCGGTCGGCGGGTTCGCGGCCGAGATGGCGGGCGCGGTCACGCTGTTCACCGCGACGCACTTCCACGTGCCGGTGTCGACGACGCACACGATCACCGGCGCCATCATCGGCGTCGGCTCGACCAACAAGCTGCGCGGCATCCGCTGGGGCCTGGCGAGCCGGATCGTGTGGGCGTGGATCTTCACGATCCCGGCGGCGTTCGGGGTCGGCTTCGGCTGCTTGAAGCTGTTCGAGGCGCTGAGCGCCTGGAAGTAG
- the pstC gene encoding phosphate ABC transporter permease subunit PstC, translating into MTSILITIGIVVILGHESADFFSHVSLSEFLGGTKWTPIIGDHPQYGVWPLLSATLTTSAIALVVAVPLGLLAAVYLSEYAAPRTRKIVKPALELLAGVPTIVFGYFAITVLTPSLRNYIPGLAGGNLLSAGLMMGIMIVPLVASLSEDAIYAVPQSLREAAAGLGGGPLEAIRKVIVPSAWSGIAAAITLAGSRAIGETMIVAIAAGNEARFGFDPREPGQTATAYIVDISKGETPHGSTAYQTIFAVAAMLFVMTLIMNVISYRLSRRLRASARA; encoded by the coding sequence ATGACGTCGATCCTGATCACGATCGGGATCGTCGTGATCCTCGGTCACGAGTCGGCCGACTTCTTCAGCCACGTCAGCCTGTCGGAGTTCCTCGGCGGCACCAAGTGGACGCCGATCATCGGGGACCACCCGCAGTACGGCGTCTGGCCGCTGCTGTCGGCGACGCTGACGACCTCCGCCATCGCGCTGGTGGTGGCGGTGCCGCTGGGGCTGCTGGCCGCGGTCTACCTGTCGGAGTACGCGGCGCCGCGCACGCGCAAGATCGTCAAGCCCGCGCTCGAGCTCCTGGCCGGCGTGCCGACGATCGTGTTCGGCTACTTCGCGATCACGGTGCTGACCCCGTCGCTGCGCAACTACATCCCCGGGCTCGCCGGCGGCAACCTGCTCTCGGCCGGCCTGATGATGGGCATCATGATCGTGCCGCTGGTGGCGTCGCTGTCCGAGGACGCGATCTACGCGGTGCCCCAGAGCCTGCGCGAGGCGGCGGCCGGCCTCGGCGGCGGCCCGCTCGAGGCGATCCGCAAGGTCATCGTGCCCTCGGCCTGGTCGGGCATCGCCGCCGCGATCACGCTGGCGGGGTCCCGCGCCATCGGCGAGACGATGATCGTCGCGATCGCCGCCGGCAACGAGGCCCGGTTCGGCTTCGACCCGCGTGAGCCGGGCCAGACCGCGACCGCGTACATCGTCGACATCTCCAAGGGCGAGACCCCGCACGGCTCGACCGCGTACCAGACCATCTTCGCGGTCGCGGCGATGCTGTTCGTGATGACCCTGATCATGAACGTGATCAGCTACCGGCTGTCGCGCCGCCTGCGCGCCAGCGCCCGGGCCTGA
- a CDS encoding PstS family phosphate ABC transporter substrate-binding protein, with product MRTVTALLALVTVATTAPACSKRKAGGGSIAIDGSSTVFLISAAVAESAKKDLGIDATVGASGTGGGFKKFCAGEIEIGGASRPIKATEAEACKAKGIEWIELPVAYDGIAVVVNNKNTWVDKLTVDELKKMWEPAAEGTITKWSQIREGWPDQPLRLLGAGADSGTYDYFTAALVGKEHSSRGDFRQSEDDNVLVQGVESDENALGFFGFAYYAENKDKLKIVPIDNGNPSDGDGPIVPSPETIAGGSYQPLSRPIFIYVSTAALAKPHVVKFVEYYLANTAKLAAKVGYVSLPAKVDDLAKKRFTDRKTGSVFAGGSKVGVTLEQLLASEGGS from the coding sequence ATGCGCACCGTCACCGCCCTCCTCGCCCTCGTCACCGTCGCCACCACCGCCCCGGCCTGCTCCAAGCGCAAGGCCGGCGGCGGGTCCATCGCGATCGATGGATCGAGCACGGTCTTCCTGATCAGCGCGGCCGTGGCCGAGAGCGCCAAGAAGGACCTCGGCATCGACGCCACGGTCGGCGCCTCGGGCACCGGCGGCGGCTTCAAGAAGTTCTGCGCCGGCGAGATCGAGATCGGCGGCGCCTCGCGGCCGATCAAGGCGACCGAGGCCGAGGCCTGCAAGGCCAAGGGCATCGAGTGGATCGAGCTGCCGGTGGCCTACGACGGCATCGCGGTCGTCGTGAACAACAAGAACACCTGGGTCGACAAGCTGACCGTCGACGAGCTCAAGAAGATGTGGGAGCCCGCCGCCGAGGGCACGATCACCAAGTGGTCGCAGATCCGCGAGGGCTGGCCCGACCAGCCGCTGCGCCTGCTGGGCGCCGGCGCCGACTCCGGCACCTACGACTACTTCACCGCCGCGCTGGTGGGCAAGGAGCACTCGAGCCGCGGTGACTTCCGCCAGAGCGAGGACGACAACGTCCTGGTCCAGGGCGTCGAGAGCGACGAGAACGCGCTCGGCTTCTTCGGGTTCGCGTACTACGCCGAGAACAAGGACAAGCTGAAGATCGTCCCGATCGACAACGGCAACCCCAGCGACGGCGACGGGCCGATCGTGCCCAGCCCCGAGACGATCGCCGGCGGCTCGTACCAGCCGCTGTCGCGCCCGATCTTCATCTACGTATCGACGGCGGCGCTGGCCAAGCCCCACGTCGTGAAGTTCGTCGAGTACTACCTCGCCAACACCGCCAAGCTGGCGGCCAAGGTCGGCTACGTCTCGCTCCCCGCCAAGGTCGACGACCTGGCCAAGAAGCGCTTCACCGACCGCAAGACCGGCTCGGTCTTCGCCGGCGGCTCGAAGGTGGGCGTGACGCTCGAGCAGCTCCTCGCCAGCGAAGGCGGGTCGTGA
- a CDS encoding VOC family protein: MAELGADLTAHGSKSVDTIDPASVDTVITLCAEEVCPVLLGGARRLHWPIADPASDDPTLSGDDLRARFRAARDQLRGRIEVLAALLDVPAGPRPIEFHASVRVRDLAASARFYAWLLGAPPRTWTHRYATFVVPELRTNFVVVVADGHDLHHDTLYHLGVEVADRAAVVRAHALALELGAGVVKPPRTTWRGTPLHELWLRDPDGNLVEIYARLTDAELAAAPPDLEPTALT, encoded by the coding sequence ATGGCCGAGCTCGGCGCCGACCTGACGGCCCACGGCTCGAAGTCGGTCGACACGATCGATCCGGCCTCGGTCGACACGGTGATCACGCTGTGCGCCGAGGAGGTGTGCCCGGTCTTGCTCGGCGGCGCCCGACGCCTGCACTGGCCGATCGCCGATCCGGCCAGCGACGATCCGACGCTGTCGGGCGACGACCTGCGCGCGCGGTTCCGGGCCGCCCGCGATCAGCTGCGCGGGCGGATCGAGGTCCTGGCGGCGCTGCTCGACGTGCCGGCCGGGCCGCGGCCGATCGAGTTCCACGCCAGCGTGCGCGTCCGGGACCTCGCGGCCAGCGCGCGGTTCTACGCCTGGCTGCTCGGCGCCCCGCCGCGGACCTGGACCCACCGCTACGCGACCTTCGTCGTGCCCGAGCTGCGCACCAACTTCGTCGTCGTCGTCGCCGACGGCCACGACCTCCACCACGACACGCTCTACCACCTCGGCGTCGAGGTCGCCGATCGCGCCGCGGTCGTGCGCGCCCACGCGCTGGCCCTGGAGCTCGGCGCGGGCGTGGTCAAGCCGCCGCGCACGACCTGGCGCGGCACGCCGCTGCACGAGCTGTGGCTGCGCGACCCCGACGGCAACCTCGTCGAGATCTACGCCCGCCTGACCGACGCCGAGCTGGCCGCCGCGCCGCCCGACCTCGAGCCGACCGCGCTGACCTGA
- a CDS encoding CBS domain-containing protein encodes MTRIAHIMTPQPATILTTATAGAAAALMVARGLRHLPVVDPTGRLVGIVSDRDLRGPMIGNDAGAPAPALDAPVATIMTPAPVTANPDDELGVVARHIVDHRIGAVPIVDADGVPVGIVSFVDVLRRLAEEAELDARAVAMIE; translated from the coding sequence ATGACCCGCATCGCCCACATCATGACCCCGCAGCCCGCGACCATCCTGACCACGGCGACCGCCGGCGCCGCCGCCGCGCTGATGGTGGCCCGCGGCCTCCGGCACCTGCCGGTGGTCGACCCGACCGGCCGCCTGGTCGGGATCGTCAGCGATCGCGATCTGCGCGGCCCGATGATCGGCAACGACGCCGGCGCGCCGGCCCCGGCGCTCGACGCGCCGGTCGCCACGATCATGACCCCAGCGCCGGTCACGGCGAACCCCGACGACGAGCTCGGGGTGGTCGCCCGCCACATCGTCGACCACCGCATCGGCGCGGTGCCGATCGTCGACGCCGACGGGGTCCCGGTCGGAATCGTGAGTTTCGTCGACGTCCTGCGGCGCCTGGCCGAGGAGGCCGAGCTCGACGCCCGCGCGGTCGCGATGATCGAGTGA
- a CDS encoding PAS domain-containing protein: protein MRFVAGILRNLPTLHDLPPATVTIDLAATPHLATYDLVLPRERGLLSRARRVLRLAAGAAAALDELEQQATEIASQNQALARQLTETERAASELREREAWLGLALDAGRVGLWRWDPDTRRVWISEGLGQILGLPGDVEIETAIWTERIHPDDRARVAATMTDAIARGAPCQMEYRLVRPTGELSWVQTKGRAVPGAGGRTFQMFGTLADLSEQRLVDARLRSADRLIAAGTLAAGVAHEINNPLTYVLGNVDLIRMRLGDTASLTPAMLESLAQVREGLGRIRDVVADLRAFARPEQEQLVRVDVRTVADAAIRLVSSVVRHQAAVTTDYDADTPTVLVNESRLGQVLINLIVNASHAMPERPTSANSIVVRTRRRPSGEAAIEVVDNGSGIAPDLLPRLFDPFFTTKAPGEGTGLGLSVCQSIVTSMRSRIDIESTLGHGTTFAVVLPPARRRSRSRSSRVRRRRPRHRRPRRSPPTVAPRPTPATGLDHRRRARGPAGRGQHARRPGASPWSRPAGGRPGSTTRSRPSSTRSSAT, encoded by the coding sequence TTGCGGTTCGTCGCCGGGATCCTGCGCAACCTGCCCACCCTGCACGACCTGCCGCCGGCGACGGTCACGATCGATCTCGCCGCGACGCCCCACCTCGCCACCTACGACCTCGTGCTGCCGCGCGAGCGCGGCCTGCTGTCCCGGGCCCGCCGGGTCCTGCGCCTCGCCGCCGGCGCGGCCGCCGCGCTCGACGAGCTCGAGCAGCAGGCGACCGAGATCGCCAGCCAGAACCAGGCGCTCGCCCGCCAGCTCACCGAGACCGAGCGCGCGGCCAGCGAGCTGCGCGAGCGTGAGGCCTGGCTGGGCCTGGCGCTCGACGCCGGGCGGGTCGGCCTGTGGCGCTGGGATCCGGACACGCGCCGGGTCTGGATCTCCGAGGGCCTCGGGCAGATCCTCGGGCTGCCCGGCGACGTCGAGATCGAGACCGCGATCTGGACCGAGCGGATCCACCCAGACGATCGCGCCCGGGTCGCGGCGACGATGACCGACGCGATCGCGCGCGGCGCGCCGTGCCAGATGGAGTACCGGCTGGTGCGTCCGACCGGCGAGCTCAGCTGGGTCCAGACCAAGGGGCGCGCGGTGCCGGGCGCCGGCGGCCGCACCTTCCAGATGTTCGGCACCCTGGCCGATCTGAGCGAGCAACGGCTCGTCGACGCCCGCCTGCGCTCGGCCGATCGCCTGATCGCGGCCGGCACGCTCGCGGCCGGCGTCGCCCACGAGATCAACAACCCGCTCACGTACGTGCTCGGCAACGTCGACCTGATCCGCATGCGCCTGGGTGACACCGCCAGCCTCACGCCGGCCATGCTCGAGTCGCTGGCGCAGGTGCGCGAGGGCCTGGGCCGGATCCGCGACGTCGTCGCCGACCTGCGCGCGTTCGCGCGGCCCGAGCAGGAGCAGCTGGTGCGCGTCGACGTGCGCACGGTGGCCGACGCGGCGATCCGGCTGGTGTCGTCGGTCGTCCGCCACCAGGCCGCGGTGACCACCGACTACGACGCCGACACGCCGACCGTGCTGGTCAACGAGTCGCGCCTGGGCCAGGTGCTGATCAACCTGATCGTCAACGCCAGCCACGCGATGCCTGAGCGCCCGACCTCCGCCAACTCGATCGTGGTCCGGACCCGGCGACGGCCCAGCGGCGAGGCCGCGATCGAGGTGGTCGACAACGGCTCGGGGATCGCGCCCGACCTGTTGCCACGACTGTTCGATCCGTTCTTCACGACCAAGGCGCCCGGCGAGGGCACCGGCCTCGGCCTGTCGGTGTGCCAGAGCATCGTGACGTCGATGCGCAGTCGGATCGACATCGAGTCGACGCTCGGTCACGGCACGACGTTCGCGGTGGTCTTGCCGCCGGCGCGCCGCCGGTCGCGGTCACGCTCGTCGCGGGTCCGGCGGCGCCGACCGCGCCACCGCCGGCCGCGCCGGTCGCCGCCGACGGTGGCCCCGCGCCCGACGCCCGCCACGGGTCTTGATCATCGACGACGAGCCCGTGGTCCGGCGGGTCGTGGCCAACATGCTCGCCGACCAGGGGCTTCGCCGTGGTCGAGGCCAGCGGGGGGCAGGCCGGGATCGACCACGCGCTCGCGGCCGAGTTCGACGCGATCGTCTGCGACCTGA
- the pstA gene encoding phosphate ABC transporter permease PstA: MRHPIDLTAARQGVFAERAFVWICRLGAAIPLTMLAWLLIRIGAAGVDRLSWSFLTDPPSQLNATAAGLGPALQGTLWLVTLTAVIALPVGIGAAVYLEEYDRRSRLAGVIELAISNLAGVPSIVYGMLGLGLFVHALAMGETVIAGALTLALLILPIVITSAREALRTVKDALREAALGLGATRWQATRQVVLPMALPGILTGAILAVARAIGETAPLVVVGAVAFIMYGPDGVDSRYTALPMQIFQWTSNPKRAFLDNAAAGILVLMGTLLVLNGFAIWLRNRTQARRS, from the coding sequence ATGCGCCACCCCATCGACCTCACCGCGGCCCGCCAGGGCGTCTTCGCCGAGCGCGCGTTCGTGTGGATCTGCCGGCTCGGCGCCGCGATCCCGCTGACGATGCTGGCCTGGCTGCTGATCCGGATCGGCGCCGCCGGCGTCGACCGACTGTCGTGGTCGTTCCTGACCGACCCGCCGTCGCAGCTCAACGCCACCGCCGCCGGCCTGGGCCCCGCGCTCCAGGGCACGCTCTGGCTGGTCACGCTGACCGCGGTGATCGCGCTGCCGGTCGGCATCGGCGCCGCGGTCTACCTCGAGGAGTACGACCGGCGCTCGCGCCTGGCCGGCGTCATCGAGCTGGCCATCAGCAACCTGGCCGGCGTGCCGTCGATCGTCTACGGCATGCTCGGGCTGGGCCTGTTCGTGCACGCGCTGGCCATGGGCGAGACCGTCATCGCCGGCGCGCTGACCCTGGCGCTGCTGATCCTGCCGATCGTGATCACGTCGGCGCGCGAGGCGCTACGCACCGTCAAGGACGCGCTGCGCGAGGCCGCGCTGGGCCTGGGCGCGACCCGCTGGCAGGCCACCCGCCAGGTCGTGCTGCCGATGGCGCTGCCCGGCATCCTCACCGGCGCCATCCTCGCGGTGGCCCGGGCGATCGGCGAGACCGCCCCGCTGGTCGTGGTCGGCGCGGTCGCGTTCATCATGTACGGCCCCGACGGCGTCGACTCGCGCTATACCGCGCTGCCGATGCAGATCTTCCAGTGGACCTCGAACCCCAAGCGGGCGTTCCTCGACAACGCCGCGGCCGGCATCCTCGTCTTGATGGGGACCTTGCTGGTCCTCAACGGCTTCGCGATCTGGCTGCGCAACCGCACCCAGGCGCGCCGGTCATGA
- a CDS encoding PAS domain-containing protein, with protein sequence MRADGPAAAPPSEPAAPARWLSLAAGVIAGVAGALALYGAESAGERLAIAVALGFGTIALAGLAATRRSRQTLRSLASAAAEVTAGGPRRIADTGGEVDAVSTLINRMADDAERTLVALRGERDLLGSVLDSMTQGVIALDADERITLINPAARRIFALPGVPIGERFADQVKLPEALALIADNRTDSTAEFTTSAGILASARVTAQRSGDGRLVVVDDVTAIRRLETIRRDFIANVSHELRTPVSVIRANAETLQGGGKDDPAFSGRLIDGLHRNAERLARIIADLLDLSRLDAGHYRLDRTEVDVAAAVAQAAAAVEHLASKRGTTIAVAVAPGITAVADVKALDQVLVNLLDNAIKYAPADGHVTVRAVQRAEVVRIEVADDGPGIAPDHRDRIFERFYRVDPGRSRDQGGTGLGLSIVKHLAESMGGSVGLEANRPTGSVFWCALPRSDAGDSRSVASASPS encoded by the coding sequence ATGAGAGCGGACGGTCCCGCCGCGGCGCCGCCGTCCGAGCCGGCGGCCCCGGCGCGGTGGCTGAGCCTCGCGGCCGGGGTGATCGCCGGCGTCGCCGGGGCGCTCGCGCTGTACGGCGCCGAGTCCGCCGGCGAGCGGCTCGCGATCGCCGTGGCCCTCGGCTTCGGGACGATCGCGCTGGCCGGCCTGGCCGCGACCCGGCGGTCGCGCCAGACGCTGCGGTCCCTGGCCAGCGCCGCCGCCGAGGTCACCGCGGGCGGCCCGCGCCGGATCGCCGACACCGGCGGCGAGGTCGACGCGGTGTCCACGCTCATCAACCGCATGGCCGACGACGCCGAGCGCACGCTGGTGGCGCTGCGCGGCGAGCGCGACCTGCTCGGCTCGGTGCTCGACAGCATGACCCAGGGCGTGATCGCGCTCGACGCCGACGAGCGGATCACCCTCATCAACCCCGCGGCCCGGCGGATCTTCGCGTTGCCGGGCGTGCCGATCGGCGAACGCTTCGCCGATCAGGTCAAGCTGCCCGAGGCCCTCGCCCTGATCGCCGACAACCGCACCGACAGCACCGCCGAGTTCACCACCTCGGCCGGGATCCTGGCGTCGGCGCGCGTCACCGCCCAGCGCTCGGGCGACGGGCGGCTGGTCGTCGTCGACGACGTCACCGCGATCCGCCGGCTCGAGACGATCCGCCGCGACTTCATCGCCAACGTCTCGCACGAGCTGCGCACCCCGGTCAGCGTGATCCGCGCCAACGCCGAGACCCTCCAGGGCGGCGGCAAGGACGATCCGGCCTTCTCGGGGCGGCTGATCGACGGCCTGCACCGCAACGCCGAGCGCCTGGCCCGGATCATCGCCGACCTGCTCGACCTGTCGCGCCTCGACGCCGGTCACTACCGGCTCGATCGCACCGAGGTCGACGTCGCGGCCGCCGTCGCCCAGGCCGCGGCCGCCGTCGAGCACCTCGCCAGCAAACGCGGCACGACCATCGCCGTCGCCGTGGCGCCCGGGATCACCGCCGTCGCCGACGTCAAGGCGCTCGATCAGGTCCTGGTCAACCTGCTCGACAACGCGATCAAGTACGCCCCCGCCGACGGCCACGTGACGGTCCGGGCGGTCCAGCGGGCCGAGGTCGTGCGGATCGAGGTCGCCGACGACGGCCCCGGCATCGCCCCGGACCACCGCGACCGCATCTTCGAGCGGTTCTACCGGGTCGATCCCGGGCGCTCGCGCGACCAGGGCGGCACCGGCCTCGGCCTCTCGATCGTCAAGCATCTAGCTGAATCCATGGGCGGCTCGGTCGGCCTGGAGGCCAACCGGCCGACCGGCTCGGTGTTCTGGTGTGCGCTGCCGCGCAGCGACGCGGGCGACAGCCGAAGTGTCGCAAGCGCGTCGCCGTCCTGA
- a CDS encoding DUF47 domain-containing protein has protein sequence MFGRFLPRETSFFDFFEQHSALTVEGTKEFLSLVSTGANIEAKAKRISEIEHETDVITHRCVEALHKTFITPIDRDSIHRLITRMDDVMDYVEAASERIALYELTVMTSDVRDLADVLHRASQQVELATKGLRNLKDPQSILKQCIDINRLENESDLIHRRAVAKLFKEEKDPIVIIKWKEIYENLENASDRCEDVANIIEGVILEHT, from the coding sequence ATGTTCGGCCGATTTCTCCCCAGGGAGACCAGCTTCTTCGACTTTTTCGAGCAGCACTCTGCGCTGACCGTCGAGGGCACCAAGGAGTTCCTGTCGCTGGTCTCGACCGGCGCCAACATCGAGGCGAAGGCCAAGCGGATCTCCGAGATCGAGCACGAGACCGACGTCATCACCCATCGGTGCGTCGAGGCGCTGCACAAGACCTTCATCACGCCGATCGATCGGGACAGCATCCACCGGCTGATCACGCGCATGGACGACGTCATGGACTACGTCGAGGCGGCGTCGGAGCGCATCGCGCTCTACGAGCTGACCGTGATGACGTCCGATGTCCGCGACCTCGCCGACGTCCTGCACCGGGCGTCGCAGCAGGTCGAGCTGGCGACCAAGGGGCTCCGCAACCTCAAGGATCCGCAGTCGATCCTCAAGCAGTGCATCGACATCAACCGCCTCGAGAACGAGTCGGACCTGATCCACCGCCGGGCCGTGGCCAAGCTCTTCAAGGAAGAGAAGGACCCGATCGTGATCATCAAGTGGAAGGAGATCTACGAGAACCTCGAGAACGCCTCCGACCGGTGCGAGGACGTGGCCAACATCATCGAGGGCGTGATCCTCGAGCACACCTGA